From the Teredinibacter turnerae T7901 genome, one window contains:
- a CDS encoding sulfite oxidase heme-binding subunit YedZ, which produces MPFTSWRFATFFLLLSPCVWLVYGFFSNNLGANPVETLTHQTGKWAFICLLLSLAITPARQLTGVKKLMLLRRMVGLYAFFYATLHFLVYWVFDQSLSVAYLWEDISDRPYITLGFLGWLFLLPLAITSTQNWRKRLGKRWLTLHKLAYAVGLLALFHYIWLIRADYREVVPYALALCALLGYRLFRWLKTPQRAA; this is translated from the coding sequence ATGCCATTCACTAGCTGGCGCTTCGCGACCTTCTTTTTGCTGCTTTCTCCGTGTGTTTGGCTGGTTTACGGATTCTTCTCCAACAACCTTGGCGCAAACCCAGTCGAGACACTCACTCACCAAACCGGTAAGTGGGCATTTATTTGCCTTCTACTGAGCCTTGCTATCACACCAGCGCGTCAACTTACCGGCGTTAAAAAGCTGATGCTGTTAAGACGAATGGTTGGGCTTTACGCGTTTTTCTACGCCACGCTGCACTTTCTAGTGTACTGGGTGTTTGATCAATCACTCTCCGTCGCCTATTTATGGGAGGACATCTCTGATCGCCCCTACATTACACTGGGATTTCTCGGCTGGCTCTTCCTGCTGCCCCTCGCTATCACCTCTACGCAAAATTGGCGAAAACGACTCGGCAAGCGTTGGTTGACACTTCACAAACTGGCCTATGCTGTTGGATTGCTAGCCCTATTCCATTACATTTGGCTTATCCGGGCTGATTACCGTGAAGTGGTGCCCTACGCCCTGGCACTCTGTGCTTTGCTCGGTTACCGCCTATTCCGCTGGCTCAAAACCCCGCAAAGAGCTGCATAA
- a CDS encoding flavin monoamine oxidase family protein, producing MSHNTQTCDIAIVGGGLSGLYLAHCLTEQRGEKWAATNLRLFEAGPRLGGRILSLELEDDYGLDLGPSWVWPEDQPLIYSLVRSLGLSLLPQWQEGNAIYQLSGDLPAQTYRDQRGYAGAYRIAGGTGRIIEGLQQTLPISLCTRHRLVSLEDAGDRVELIFNNTLTGVTHVVWARQVVLAMPPRIVASRIQFFPALPQKLFDTLLKTPTWMAGQAKMAVSYEQAFWRQDGWSGTAMANFAGVAIAEVFDACGPDAAPAALGGFIGAPPGARQQDTGALREKIMQQLVSYFGELAASPQRLHLYDWYGNEDIAHPLDAQPLYSHPRYGHPWLSLDHWNDKLLLCGTETARESGGYMEGALNSAKRVCAQLSVSLESVRSR from the coding sequence TTGTCTCACAACACACAAACTTGTGATATTGCGATTGTGGGTGGCGGGCTCAGCGGCCTCTACCTGGCGCACTGTCTTACGGAGCAACGCGGAGAGAAATGGGCGGCGACTAATTTGCGGCTGTTTGAGGCCGGTCCTCGGCTAGGTGGGCGAATTCTCAGCCTGGAACTTGAGGACGATTACGGGTTGGATCTTGGCCCGAGTTGGGTTTGGCCAGAAGATCAGCCGTTGATATACAGCTTGGTTCGGAGCCTGGGTTTGTCGCTGTTGCCCCAATGGCAGGAGGGGAATGCGATATACCAGCTTTCAGGGGATCTACCTGCGCAGACCTATCGCGACCAGCGGGGTTATGCAGGGGCTTACCGCATTGCTGGCGGAACGGGGCGAATTATCGAAGGTCTTCAGCAAACGCTGCCTATCAGCTTGTGTACCCGACACCGATTGGTAAGCCTAGAGGACGCTGGCGATAGGGTAGAACTTATTTTCAATAACACCCTTACGGGAGTGACGCATGTGGTTTGGGCGCGGCAGGTGGTGTTGGCGATGCCTCCCCGCATTGTGGCGAGTCGCATCCAGTTTTTTCCGGCTCTGCCGCAAAAACTTTTCGATACGCTGTTGAAAACCCCAACCTGGATGGCCGGTCAAGCGAAAATGGCGGTGAGCTACGAGCAGGCATTCTGGCGTCAGGACGGCTGGTCCGGTACGGCTATGGCGAATTTCGCTGGGGTCGCGATTGCAGAAGTTTTCGATGCGTGTGGCCCTGACGCCGCGCCTGCCGCGCTGGGTGGTTTTATTGGTGCACCACCCGGTGCACGTCAGCAGGATACTGGCGCCTTGCGTGAGAAAATAATGCAGCAGCTGGTCAGCTATTTCGGAGAACTGGCGGCAAGCCCGCAACGCTTACACTTATATGACTGGTACGGTAACGAAGATATCGCCCATCCGCTGGATGCCCAGCCGCTTTATTCGCATCCGCGTTACGGCCATCCCTGGCTGAGCCTGGATCACTGGAATGATAAGTTGTTGTTGTGCGGAACTGAAACAGCCCGTGAGTCAGGTGGGTATATGGAAGGCGCGTTGAACTCGGCTAAACGGGTTTGCGCGCAGCTGAGCGTCTCTTTGGAGTCTGTGAGGAGTCGTTGA
- a CDS encoding flavodoxin domain-containing protein: MACVQLIVGTVGGTAWKTAQAAAVILNQLGHSARVNEESQPKDLLNPEEMLLICTSTTGNGELPPNIRALYSVLDDEAVQLTGRRYGVIALGDTGYPRFAHAAFLLEDALYRCGATRVGEILRLDAQVDDRPHVTAAHWVKDWINS; this comes from the coding sequence ATGGCCTGTGTTCAATTAATAGTTGGTACGGTGGGCGGTACTGCCTGGAAAACAGCGCAGGCGGCAGCCGTTATTCTTAACCAACTCGGGCACAGTGCGCGGGTAAACGAAGAATCTCAACCCAAGGACTTGCTCAACCCTGAAGAAATGCTGCTCATATGCACATCGACAACTGGTAATGGTGAGTTGCCGCCGAATATTCGCGCACTCTATTCCGTGTTAGACGACGAAGCTGTACAGCTCACTGGCCGGCGTTACGGTGTTATTGCGCTGGGCGACACTGGTTACCCTAGGTTTGCGCACGCGGCATTTCTGTTGGAGGACGCGCTCTATCGGTGTGGAGCAACGCGCGTGGGCGAGATTTTACGCCTGGATGCCCAAGTCGATGATCGTCCCCATGTAACCGCTGCACACTGGGTGAAAGACTGGATTAACAGTTAG
- a CDS encoding metallophosphoesterase family protein, whose protein sequence is MFNATLDSLQRLQAQLRYHTLQRLFICASSARSAIRNINTAACTSLVCLALTTPVHANPLDGVQIAFMPDIHFHDVYGELEGSAFKGIPTGPMGHPALIRTMQAQLTSTRLFNENYFVLIAALDEIVKRKITYIALPGDFSDDGQPVHIRGLTKLLSYYHSTYGLQFFATPGNHDPVRPFDTPGGKPDFMAADGTPIAIYSPDSERCQSKQNNTHSTTGKSLVCTPDIRQWGYENILREMANFGFTPSKKNLFWTTPFASYTPEDYTFTRALSAARLSKRRVDICQRITADKQVLCEKMLDASYLVEPVEGLWLLAIDANVYLPQARIDPTGKWVFSGSGNAGYNAVRKHKPYLEKWIKAVVGEANKRGKTLIAFSHFPMVEFYDGQSNTIADIFGNTNFQLARKPEITTSDWLADLGLKIHIGGHMHMNDTGIITSSAGNTLVNIQAPSLAAYVPAFKLVTLRGQKSVEVETVVVDQVPRFRELFEHYRTEHKALETRPSGTLNAPIWNEAILAAQTYREFTEWHLRELVRLRFLPGEWPADLRETLRTFTGEELLTLAFWQANEKSTASYGFAKSDPQWASAQTQCQQWLKKNTGKNHNLREWRGQNLAEDFYRLRNAGSLALADISSQNLADYQLLLKAYRAQASPTPLQQRLKNVLAVLSGFQQGAPDNHFKLDLTTDKIDKLSD, encoded by the coding sequence ATGTTTAATGCCACACTTGACTCTCTCCAACGGCTGCAAGCACAGCTGAGATACCACACATTACAACGTCTTTTTATCTGCGCAAGCAGTGCACGTTCAGCCATTCGAAACATTAACACCGCCGCCTGTACCAGCTTGGTGTGTCTTGCGCTAACAACGCCAGTTCACGCAAATCCGTTGGATGGTGTGCAGATCGCATTTATGCCAGATATTCATTTTCACGATGTGTATGGTGAACTGGAAGGCAGCGCGTTTAAAGGTATTCCAACGGGCCCAATGGGCCATCCGGCCCTGATAAGAACCATGCAAGCGCAGCTTACCTCGACTCGCTTGTTTAACGAAAATTACTTTGTGCTGATCGCCGCGCTCGATGAAATCGTTAAACGTAAGATAACCTATATCGCTCTGCCGGGGGACTTTAGTGACGATGGTCAGCCGGTTCATATTCGCGGTCTGACTAAATTGTTGAGTTACTACCACAGCACCTATGGCCTCCAATTTTTTGCCACGCCGGGCAACCACGATCCGGTGCGACCGTTCGATACACCGGGCGGCAAGCCTGATTTTATGGCAGCGGATGGCACCCCCATCGCGATCTACAGTCCGGACTCAGAACGCTGCCAAAGCAAGCAAAACAACACGCATTCCACAACAGGAAAGTCGCTCGTTTGCACGCCCGATATTCGTCAATGGGGGTACGAGAATATTCTGCGGGAAATGGCCAACTTTGGTTTTACGCCCAGTAAAAAAAATCTTTTCTGGACCACCCCTTTCGCATCTTACACACCAGAAGACTATACCTTCACCCGTGCGCTATCCGCGGCACGCCTGAGTAAAAGACGTGTCGATATCTGCCAGCGAATTACAGCAGACAAACAGGTGCTCTGCGAAAAAATGCTGGACGCAAGCTATCTGGTCGAGCCGGTTGAAGGGCTCTGGCTATTAGCTATCGACGCCAATGTATATTTGCCACAAGCGCGCATCGACCCTACCGGCAAATGGGTTTTCTCTGGCTCGGGTAACGCGGGCTACAATGCCGTTCGCAAACACAAACCCTACCTTGAAAAATGGATTAAAGCGGTTGTTGGCGAAGCCAATAAGCGAGGAAAAACGCTTATTGCGTTCAGCCATTTCCCGATGGTTGAATTTTACGACGGCCAATCAAATACTATTGCCGACATCTTCGGGAATACCAATTTTCAACTTGCCCGCAAACCGGAAATAACCACCAGTGACTGGCTTGCCGATCTCGGTCTCAAAATTCATATTGGCGGTCACATGCATATGAACGATACCGGCATCATCACATCCTCCGCCGGAAACACCCTTGTGAATATTCAAGCGCCTAGCCTTGCGGCTTATGTGCCCGCATTCAAGCTGGTAACACTCCGCGGACAAAAAAGTGTGGAAGTGGAAACGGTCGTCGTAGATCAGGTACCCCGCTTTCGCGAATTGTTCGAACACTACCGTACAGAGCATAAAGCACTGGAAACCAGGCCTTCTGGTACTTTAAACGCTCCTATTTGGAACGAAGCGATACTCGCTGCACAAACCTACCGGGAGTTTACCGAGTGGCATTTGCGAGAACTGGTTCGCTTGCGTTTTCTCCCAGGGGAATGGCCGGCGGATCTGCGGGAAACCTTGCGCACTTTTACTGGCGAGGAGCTTCTCACGCTAGCGTTCTGGCAGGCGAACGAAAAATCCACCGCGTCATATGGTTTTGCCAAATCAGATCCACAGTGGGCATCAGCACAAACGCAGTGCCAACAATGGCTAAAGAAAAACACTGGGAAAAATCATAACTTGCGCGAATGGCGTGGACAAAACCTTGCGGAAGATTTTTATCGGTTACGCAACGCAGGGAGCCTGGCATTAGCAGATATATCGTCACAAAATCTGGCGGATTACCAGCTCCTGCTCAAAGCCTATCGCGCGCAAGCATCACCAACGCCATTGCAGCAACGTTTAAAGAATGTTCTGGCGGTATTATCCGGCTTTCAGCAGGGCGCCCCTGATAATCACTTCAAACTGGATTTGACTACCGACAAAATCGACAAGTTATCCGATTAA
- a CDS encoding acyl-CoA thioesterase: MSVFRTVKSSQVILKELMVPSYANFGGKVHGGVILSLMDKIAYTCAASHAKSYCVTASVDSVNFLNPVEVGELLTLYASVNYVGRSSMEVGIRVESEDFKNEHCKHTNTSYFSMVALNEDTRQPVEVAGLILESEAEIRRFVKGKYRKHAKQQYRDEMAALDKELDFTREIGRLTQDNCKIQLPKV, encoded by the coding sequence ATGAGTGTTTTTCGTACTGTAAAATCATCCCAAGTCATTCTAAAAGAGCTGATGGTTCCTTCTTACGCCAATTTCGGCGGGAAAGTGCACGGCGGCGTTATCCTCTCCCTGATGGACAAAATTGCCTACACCTGTGCCGCCAGTCACGCCAAAAGTTATTGCGTAACCGCCTCTGTCGACTCCGTAAATTTTCTCAACCCCGTGGAGGTTGGCGAACTTCTTACGCTCTATGCTTCAGTTAACTACGTGGGGCGGTCTTCCATGGAGGTCGGTATTCGTGTTGAGTCTGAGGACTTCAAAAACGAGCACTGTAAACACACCAACACATCCTATTTTTCGATGGTTGCCCTCAACGAAGATACGCGCCAACCGGTAGAAGTAGCCGGGCTTATTCTTGAGAGCGAAGCAGAAATTCGTCGCTTTGTAAAAGGTAAGTATCGCAAGCACGCCAAGCAGCAATACCGCGATGAAATGGCGGCACTCGATAAAGAGCTGGACTTCACACGCGAAATTGGCCGCCTTACGCAGGACAACTGCAAGATACAACTACCCAAAGTGTAG
- a CDS encoding YajQ family cyclic di-GMP-binding protein → MPSFDIVSEIDNQEVRNAVENAQRELETRFDFRGVEASFEWTSKETTLSAEADFQLQQMLDILRNKLIKRNVDPDTMEVGDPEHSGKTFSQKITFLEGIDAPTAKKLVKLIKDSKLKVQASIQGDQVRVTGKKRDDLQAVMALVREGKLGQPFQFNNFRD, encoded by the coding sequence ATGCCTTCATTTGATATTGTTTCTGAAATCGACAACCAGGAGGTACGTAACGCTGTGGAAAATGCCCAGCGTGAGCTCGAAACCCGTTTCGATTTTCGTGGCGTGGAAGCCAGCTTTGAGTGGACCTCAAAGGAAACAACCCTGTCGGCCGAAGCCGATTTTCAACTACAGCAGATGCTCGATATCTTGCGGAACAAACTCATCAAGCGCAATGTTGACCCGGATACCATGGAAGTTGGAGATCCAGAGCACTCGGGTAAAACATTCAGCCAGAAGATCACCTTCCTCGAAGGTATAGACGCGCCAACTGCGAAAAAGTTAGTAAAATTAATTAAAGACAGCAAATTAAAAGTCCAGGCCTCTATTCAGGGGGATCAGGTCCGTGTGACGGGTAAGAAAAGGGATGATCTGCAAGCCGTGATGGCGCTGGTTCGAGAGGGTAAGCTTGGTCAGCCATTTCAGTTTAATAACTTCCGCGACTGA
- a CDS encoding TSUP family transporter, with protein MEISIDLLFILFAVAMVAGLIDTLAGGGGLITIPALMVCGLPPVMALGTNKFQACLGTGTATFLLLKRRRLRWRHIRQLLPMAFLGAVLGSTTVLFINQQYLTLIVPAVLSFILVYFLLYRPGARWLPKIKMPARRYARWVVGGIGFYDGMFGPGTGSFFALAGVMFRKAQLVFATATAKPLNFATNIGSLAVFALSGSILVKVGAAMMCGQMIGAYMGTHFLYRINPKYLRWLVITMSASMLLKYLHAQGYLVLS; from the coding sequence ATGGAAATCAGCATTGATCTTTTGTTCATCCTATTTGCCGTTGCGATGGTCGCCGGCCTAATCGACACGCTGGCGGGAGGTGGCGGCCTCATCACCATTCCTGCACTTATGGTATGTGGGCTGCCGCCAGTGATGGCATTGGGTACCAATAAATTCCAGGCCTGCCTGGGCACGGGAACGGCGACATTTCTGCTCCTTAAGCGACGCAGACTCCGTTGGCGGCATATTCGGCAACTGCTCCCAATGGCGTTTTTAGGGGCCGTTCTGGGCAGTACCACTGTGCTATTCATCAATCAACAATATCTGACGCTTATCGTACCTGCAGTGCTCAGCTTTATCCTGGTTTACTTTTTACTGTATCGACCTGGCGCTCGCTGGTTGCCTAAAATCAAAATGCCGGCGCGACGCTATGCCCGTTGGGTTGTTGGAGGAATTGGTTTTTACGATGGTATGTTCGGACCGGGTACAGGGTCATTTTTCGCGCTTGCTGGGGTGATGTTTAGAAAAGCGCAACTGGTGTTTGCGACGGCGACAGCAAAGCCACTGAATTTTGCAACCAATATTGGCTCTTTGGCAGTATTCGCACTGAGTGGGAGTATTCTGGTAAAGGTGGGCGCCGCGATGATGTGCGGGCAGATGATCGGCGCTTATATGGGTACCCACTTTCTGTATCGCATCAACCCCAAATATTTGCGCTGGCTCGTAATAACTATGAGCGCGTCTATGCTACTGAAGTATCTTCACGCTCAGGGTTATCTCGTGCTTTCTTAA
- a CDS encoding DUF4404 family protein: protein MPTEKLKSLLQELKSELRDAKNADEETRDLMLSLDTQLQAVLNTSSPIDPTIEDTLTELESRFAVDHPIAERCVREILDALNKMGI, encoded by the coding sequence ATGCCTACGGAAAAATTAAAGTCTCTTTTACAGGAATTGAAGTCCGAGCTACGGGATGCGAAAAATGCCGACGAAGAAACTCGCGACCTCATGCTGAGCCTGGATACGCAACTCCAGGCCGTACTAAACACCAGTAGCCCGATCGACCCAACAATCGAAGATACACTCACCGAACTGGAGTCCCGATTTGCGGTAGATCACCCTATTGCAGAACGCTGCGTTAGAGAAATACTCGATGCCTTGAACAAAATGGGGATTTAA
- the msrP gene encoding protein-methionine-sulfoxide reductase catalytic subunit MsrP — MARNPHIIQLPRWAIPENQVTDERLFLNRRKFLTQSTLVATAAYLPMLASAKVGDLADRLSGATKTVSHNEKLTRFEDVSGYNNFYELGTDKGDPAANAEALRTDPWSISVEGECQNPGKLTFEDLIAGQTMEERIYKLRCVEAWSMIIPWSGFPLASLLKKFQPTSDAKYVSFETLYDKSRPLPGQRRNVIDWPYREGLRMDEAMHPLTFVAVGLYGKPIPNQNGAPLRLVVPWKYGFKSIKSIVKIKFTRDQPQTSWNMLAPQEYGFYSNVNPEVDHPRWSQKRERRIGELFRVRTEMLNGYAPEVAELYKGMDLQKYF, encoded by the coding sequence ATGGCGCGAAACCCACACATCATCCAACTTCCAAGATGGGCTATCCCCGAAAACCAGGTGACCGACGAGCGCCTGTTCCTCAATCGACGCAAGTTTCTCACGCAGTCCACTCTAGTGGCGACAGCTGCCTATTTGCCAATGCTAGCTTCGGCGAAAGTTGGCGATCTGGCGGACCGGCTGAGTGGCGCCACAAAGACCGTTAGCCATAATGAAAAACTGACGCGTTTTGAAGATGTGAGCGGTTACAACAACTTTTACGAGTTAGGTACAGACAAAGGCGACCCAGCGGCCAATGCTGAGGCGTTACGCACCGACCCATGGAGTATTTCCGTTGAAGGAGAATGCCAAAACCCCGGCAAGCTCACATTCGAAGATCTGATTGCCGGGCAGACAATGGAGGAGCGGATCTATAAATTGCGTTGTGTCGAAGCCTGGTCGATGATTATCCCCTGGAGCGGGTTTCCGCTTGCCAGCCTGTTAAAAAAATTCCAACCAACTAGCGATGCGAAATACGTGTCATTTGAAACGCTCTACGACAAATCACGTCCATTGCCCGGCCAACGCCGCAACGTCATCGACTGGCCCTACCGGGAAGGTTTACGCATGGATGAGGCCATGCACCCGCTGACATTCGTTGCTGTTGGGCTCTACGGCAAACCCATACCCAACCAGAATGGGGCTCCGCTTCGGCTCGTAGTACCATGGAAATACGGCTTCAAGAGTATAAAGTCCATCGTAAAAATCAAGTTCACCCGCGATCAACCCCAAACAAGCTGGAATATGCTTGCGCCGCAGGAATACGGGTTTTACTCAAACGTAAACCCAGAAGTCGACCACCCGCGGTGGAGCCAGAAACGCGAGAGGCGCATAGGCGAGTTATTCCGGGTACGTACAGAAATGCTTAATGGTTATGCCCCGGAAGTCGCTGAACTCTACAAAGGGATGGATCTGCAGAAGTATTTTTAG
- the dbpA gene encoding ATP-dependent RNA helicase DbpA, giving the protein MASDSQFSSLNLKPALLSNLSDLGYNTMTPIQAAALPAILQGSDVLGKAKTGSGKTATFGLGLLQRLEVERFRVQALVLCPTRELADQVAAELRKLARSIHNIKILTLCGGAAFGPQVGSLEHGAHIIVGTPGRVHDHLRKGNLQLGDLQTLVLDEADRMLDMGFAETLDAILDLAPKQRQTLLFSATYPEAIESMAKRVQHNPQVIEVEAVHSDHDIEQMFYKVPLENRTQVLGLLLQKYLPESCMVFCNTKRETQDVADALLQQGFSAVALHGDMIQKDRDRTLVLFANQSASVMVATDVAARGLDIAEVDLVVNYQLSRDPEVHVHRIGRTGRAGKRGRAVSMLNENEKFKVELICADSDASPELKNPPVNRLQTPQKAEFVTLEIEGGKKQKVRPGDIVGALTGDGGLSVKTLGKIHCFPFHSFVAVKRSHAREALEKIQTGKIKGRSFRARLVKIR; this is encoded by the coding sequence TTGGCCAGCGATTCACAATTTTCCAGCTTAAACCTGAAACCCGCCCTGCTCTCCAACCTGAGTGACCTGGGTTACAACACCATGACGCCGATTCAGGCCGCGGCCCTACCAGCCATACTTCAAGGGTCGGACGTTCTGGGAAAGGCTAAAACCGGTTCGGGCAAGACGGCGACCTTTGGCCTGGGTTTACTTCAGCGACTCGAAGTGGAGCGGTTTCGTGTACAAGCGCTGGTATTGTGCCCAACCCGTGAACTGGCTGATCAAGTTGCCGCCGAGTTACGCAAGCTCGCTCGAAGCATCCACAATATCAAAATCCTGACCTTGTGTGGGGGCGCCGCTTTTGGCCCCCAAGTCGGTTCACTTGAGCACGGCGCACACATTATTGTCGGTACCCCCGGCAGAGTGCACGACCACTTACGTAAAGGGAACCTGCAACTGGGAGATTTACAAACCCTGGTACTGGATGAAGCGGATCGCATGCTCGATATGGGCTTTGCCGAAACACTCGACGCTATTTTAGATCTGGCGCCCAAACAAAGACAGACGTTGCTCTTCTCCGCAACTTACCCAGAAGCCATCGAAAGCATGGCCAAGCGTGTGCAGCACAACCCCCAGGTTATTGAAGTTGAAGCCGTGCATTCAGACCATGACATTGAGCAAATGTTCTACAAGGTTCCACTGGAGAACCGCACCCAAGTGTTGGGGCTGCTGCTGCAGAAATATCTGCCAGAGTCCTGCATGGTGTTCTGCAATACCAAGCGCGAAACTCAGGACGTGGCCGACGCGCTTTTGCAGCAGGGTTTCTCTGCGGTGGCACTCCATGGCGATATGATCCAAAAAGACCGTGATCGCACCCTGGTTTTGTTTGCCAACCAAAGCGCATCCGTAATGGTCGCAACAGACGTTGCCGCTCGCGGGCTGGACATTGCCGAAGTTGACTTGGTTGTGAACTACCAGCTGTCACGGGACCCCGAAGTGCACGTGCACCGTATCGGTCGCACTGGGCGTGCAGGCAAGCGCGGCCGCGCGGTTAGCATGCTCAACGAAAATGAAAAGTTCAAAGTGGAGTTGATCTGCGCTGATAGCGACGCTAGCCCAGAACTCAAAAATCCACCGGTCAACCGCTTGCAAACACCTCAAAAAGCAGAATTTGTAACATTAGAAATAGAGGGCGGAAAAAAACAGAAAGTCCGACCTGGGGATATTGTTGGAGCTCTCACCGGCGATGGCGGTCTGTCTGTAAAAACACTTGGCAAAATTCATTGTTTTCCATTTCACAGTTTTGTGGCCGTAAAGCGCTCACATGCTCGCGAAGCCCTGGAAAAAATTCAAACAGGAAAAATCAAAGGTCGATCATTCCGGGCGCGCCTGGTAAAAATTCGCTGA
- the yfbR gene encoding 5'-deoxynucleotidase produces MQSHFFAYISKIRWIVRWGLKRNAIPENVMEHSWEVATIAHVLAVIGNKRYGADYDVNAVATAALYHDVSEVITGDMPTPIKYHSAGMQKAFKEVEIQAEQELVNLLPEDLRDAFEPLVVSSRVPADVTKLIKGADTIAAFLKCQEELKAGNPEFAKAAEDIAMRLKGFAMPEVNDFLAIFAPSYKLTLDELLNGNDKVRHLPLQQ; encoded by the coding sequence ATGCAAAGCCATTTTTTCGCTTATATCAGTAAAATTCGCTGGATTGTCCGCTGGGGCCTCAAGCGCAATGCCATTCCCGAAAACGTGATGGAGCACAGTTGGGAGGTGGCGACGATCGCGCATGTACTGGCGGTTATCGGCAATAAACGCTATGGGGCCGATTACGATGTAAACGCGGTGGCGACTGCGGCCCTCTATCATGATGTCTCTGAGGTTATTACCGGAGATATGCCAACGCCAATTAAATATCACTCTGCAGGCATGCAAAAAGCCTTTAAAGAGGTCGAAATTCAGGCTGAACAAGAGTTGGTAAATCTCCTGCCGGAAGACTTGCGCGATGCCTTTGAGCCTCTGGTCGTGTCTTCCCGAGTGCCAGCCGATGTGACTAAGTTGATTAAAGGCGCAGATACGATTGCAGCTTTTTTGAAGTGTCAGGAGGAATTAAAAGCCGGTAACCCCGAGTTTGCGAAAGCTGCAGAAGACATAGCGATGCGCCTTAAGGGATTTGCTATGCCGGAAGTAAACGACTTCCTTGCGATCTTTGCGCCCAGCTACAAGCTAACGCTGGATGAGTTGTTAAACGGCAATGACAAAGTTCGTCATTTACCGTTGCAACAATAA
- a CDS encoding flavodoxin, protein MDKIGFFFGTETGTTRLVAKKLYKLIGDERIAKPVNVNRITAEEFLQYDAYILGTPSYGVGEIPGLAAGCLEKNWAEFLAQLGSPDLSGKRIAMFGLGAQERYAERFASSLKALHDVFAGLGAEMIGQWQNEGYEFENSAALVNDKFVGLVIDQRTQSMFTDERLKAWIADVLPALEAKLTDTV, encoded by the coding sequence ATGGATAAAATCGGCTTCTTTTTTGGTACCGAGACGGGCACAACCCGACTGGTCGCGAAAAAGCTCTACAAACTTATCGGCGATGAGCGCATTGCCAAACCGGTAAACGTCAATCGAATTACAGCGGAAGAATTTCTTCAGTACGATGCCTATATTCTCGGCACGCCCAGCTACGGTGTTGGCGAAATTCCGGGCTTGGCTGCGGGCTGTCTGGAGAAAAACTGGGCTGAGTTCCTGGCGCAACTCGGTTCCCCAGATCTGTCCGGCAAACGCATTGCTATGTTTGGCCTGGGTGCACAGGAACGCTACGCCGAGCGATTTGCCAGTTCGCTGAAAGCACTGCACGATGTTTTTGCGGGTTTGGGAGCGGAGATGATTGGTCAGTGGCAGAATGAGGGTTATGAGTTCGAGAATTCTGCCGCTCTTGTGAATGATAAATTTGTCGGGCTGGTGATCGATCAGCGGACGCAAAGCATGTTTACTGATGAACGCTTAAAAGCCTGGATCGCTGATGTACTGCCAGCCTTGGAGGCTAAGCTCACAGATACGGTTTGA
- the hpf gene encoding ribosome hibernation-promoting factor, HPF/YfiA family produces the protein MQLNLSGHHVDITDGIREAVNNSFAKIENHFPQLDALGVILTVEKHEQKVEAQTQFLGATVAVHASDKDLYVAIGNTVKKLESALKHRKGSVSANTHSKPSLD, from the coding sequence ATGCAATTGAATCTCTCTGGTCACCACGTAGACATTACCGACGGCATTCGTGAGGCAGTCAACAATAGCTTCGCAAAAATAGAAAACCATTTCCCGCAACTTGACGCACTCGGCGTCATTCTCACCGTCGAAAAGCACGAACAAAAAGTTGAAGCCCAAACCCAGTTTCTCGGTGCAACGGTTGCTGTACACGCTTCAGACAAAGACCTCTATGTAGCGATTGGTAATACCGTTAAAAAGCTCGAATCGGCACTCAAACACCGCAAAGGGTCAGTAAGCGCTAACACACACAGCAAGCCAAGTTTAGATTAG
- a CDS encoding DUF3820 family protein gives MFDKQWLIKLANMTMPFGKYQGRVLIDLPEEYLLWFADKGFPEGELGQLLALALEIRINGQENLLDPLRNYPSIH, from the coding sequence ATGTTCGACAAACAATGGTTAATCAAGCTCGCCAACATGACTATGCCGTTTGGCAAGTATCAGGGCAGAGTATTAATTGATCTCCCAGAAGAGTACTTGCTCTGGTTCGCCGACAAAGGGTTTCCGGAAGGAGAGTTGGGGCAATTGCTCGCGCTGGCGTTGGAAATCCGCATCAATGGACAGGAAAATCTGTTGGACCCGTTGCGCAACTACCCTTCTATCCATTAA